The genomic region CGGTCACGCGCAAGCGCAGTTCCCGACCGGAGACCTCCTTCACAATGACTTCATCGCCTTCCCAATACATCACATCGGCCTTGACCGCAGTGGTGGCGGCCGGCTGAGCTTCCTCTGCGGCTTGTGATGGAGTGACAACGGCAAGGACGAGAAACAGAGCAAGAAGAATGGGCATGATGAATCCTCCTTCTGTTCTTAGACTACTGGCCGCTCAAATCGCTGTCAATCGGCTGGCCTCGTGGCCCTCCAGGCCAGTGCCATGGCAAGCAGCAATAAAACGGACGCGAGCAGAAACGGCGCGCCGGGGAAATGCAGGGACGTGCTGAGCGTTGAATCCTGAGTGCTGAGAGAGGAGTCTGAACGGATGAAGAAGGCGAAGGTTTGCGTGAAGAGACTTGGTCCGATGAGACCGGCGATACCGGAGAGGCTCGCAATGGCCCCTTGGAGCTGGCCCTGTTCCGAGGCGCTCACGCGGCGGGTCATAAAGAACTGCGCGGACGGACCAGCCATGCCCCAGAAGGCCATGACCGGAATACCAGCACAATAGATCCACCCGTTGGGTGCAAAACCATATACCGAAAACCCGATGGCTCCGCAGCCCAATCCCATCAGCAAGGTCCTGCGCTCCCCGACCCACCTAGTCAGAGGCTTGATCAGGACACCCTGCACCAGCATCGTACTGACACCGGACCCGGCCAGCATGAAGCCGATCGCTGTCGCATCCCAGCCATAGCGATACCCCACATAGAGCACAGCAACACTGGGCAAGATCGCATGCGCGAGATAGCCGAGGAACACGACGGCTGCCAGGCTGAAGAGTTCGCGGTGCGACCGGAGGAGTACGAGCGAGCCGACCGGATTGGCCCGCTTCCATGCAAAGGCCATACGTTTCTCGCGCGGGAGCGATTCAGGCAGAACGAAAAATCCGTAACAGGCGTTCACCAGGCTGGTCGCCGCTGCGCCCCAGAACGGGAGACGCGGGTCGATCACCCCAAGCAAACCGCCCACTGCAGGGCCAAGCACAAAGCCTAAGCCGAAAGCCGCACCGATCATCCCGAAGCCGGCGGCTCGTTTCTCCGGCGGCGTCACATCGGTGATATAGGCGCCGGCGGTGCTGAAGCTGGATGAGGCGATGCCGGAAATGGCCCGACCCACGAAGAGCCAGGTCACGCTCGGCGCGAGTGCCATGAAGATGTAGTCGAGGCCGAGGCCGAGATTCGACAGCAGCACGACCGGCCGCCGCCCGAAACGATCCGAGAGCGCGCCTTGAATCGGCGAACAGACGAACTGCATGAGCGCCCAGGCCGTGCCCATGAGGCCGTACATCACGGCCGCCTGCGCCGTATCGCCCCCCATGAAGTCCTCGACGAGCTTCGGCAAGACGGGAATGATGATCCCGAACGAGAGCACGTCGAGCATGACGGTGATGAGGATGAAGAGGATCGCGGCTTGCCGCGGCTGAGTCGGTGTAACAGATGGAGCGATCGTCACCAGTCGGCGCCCAGTCGATCGATAACGATCTGATGCACCACGGAATATTTCCCCAAGGTCGCCAAGTAGACGGCGGTCTCCGCAATATCGAAGGGATCGATCTTCTCGCTCCGGAGAATCTCATCCGGCGGCGCATCGACGAGTTCGTCTGCCACGCCGCTGGGACAGATGGCACTGACTTTAATGTGATGGGGCCGGCCTTCGTCGGCCAGCGATTTTGTCAACGCCTGAACCCCGTGCTTCGAGGCGCTATAGGCACCGGTGCCGGCCCAGGCCTGTAATCCGGCGACGCTCGACATATTGATGATGGTGCCTCCGCCCTGCTGCTTCATCTGTGTGAATCCCGCCCGGCAACAAAAAAACGTGCCGCGCAGATTCACGTTCAAGACCTCGTCAAACGCCTTGGTCGTCGTTTCGGCGAGCCGCCCGCCCGCGATGCCCCCTGCATTGTTCACGAGAATGTCGAGCCGCCCATAACGCGTGACCGTCTCATGGACCAGCCGTTCCACCTGGCGCTCATCGGCCACGTCGGTCTGAATAGCCCAAGCCTCGCCACCACTTTTCACAATCTGTACGACCGTCTGTTCGCAGAGCGCCATCCGCCTAGCCGTCACGACGACTTTCGCCCCTTCGGCCCCAAACCGTAGTGCGATCGCCTTGCCGATGCCGCTGCTGCTGCCAGTCACAATCGCGACTTTGTCTTTGAGCCGGTGCATGTGATTGCTTTAATCCTCCGGTGCGCCTGTATCGTCATAGTACTTTTCTCGGTAGATGGGGCAGAGGCCTTTTTGCTGCAGCAATGCCTTGGCCTCGGCGATCATGGCGCTATTCCCACAGAGATAGACGGCCAGATCCTTGACTGACGCGATTCGCTCTTCGATCAATCTGAGAACGCGGCCTGAGGGACCCGACCAGCCAGGTTCGGGACGGGACAATGTCGTGACGACGGTAAGAGTCGGATTCCGTTTAGCCAATTCGGCCAACTCATGCTGATAATACAGGTCCCGCTGGCTGCGCAGGCCCCAGAACAAAGTGGCCGGTCTCGGATCGGGACATTCCGCATTCGCCAGCAACATAGACCGGATCGGCGTGATACCGGTGCCGCTGGCGATGAACAGGAAATCGCGCCCCGGATCCTCTCTCAGATAGAAACTCCCCGCCGGTCCCTTAAAGGATGTCTTATCCCCCACCTTGAGGTCGAACAGAAATCCTGAGCCCGCTCCGCCCGGCACGAGATTGAACAGCAGGGTAATGACGTCGGAGCGGCTGGGCTGCGAGGCGATAGAATAGGCCCGCGTCATGAGACGACCGGTCTGCGGATGCGGCATCTCGAAGGAGATGAACTGACCGGGCTTGAACGTGATGGACTTCGGCTCGATCAATCGCAAATCAAGCTCGCACACGTCCTGCGTGAGATGCGTGACCGACTCGACTTGCGCGGTAAAGGTTTCGACCGACATGGCGGAAGATTCTAGCAGGATGAGGAAAAGATCCGCCAGATGGGTCCTCCCACAAGGATCAGAATCCGACCGAGACGCCCGCCGTTCCCAGCAGCGCGGCGCGATCGGTCGGTCCATAGAATTCGGTGCCGAGCCCCGCGTCGAGCACGACGCGCGAGGTGAGCTGATGGCGCAGGCCGATTTCACATCCCGTGTTGTTGCGTTGGCCGCGCTGGTCCGACTGCCTCGTGTACAGGCTGACGATCAGCGTGTCGCGGAAACTGTCGGGA from Nitrospirota bacterium harbors:
- a CDS encoding TCR/Tet family MFS transporter produces the protein MTIAPSVTPTQPRQAAILFILITVMLDVLSFGIIIPVLPKLVEDFMGGDTAQAAVMYGLMGTAWALMQFVCSPIQGALSDRFGRRPVVLLSNLGLGLDYIFMALAPSVTWLFVGRAISGIASSSFSTAGAYITDVTPPEKRAAGFGMIGAAFGLGFVLGPAVGGLLGVIDPRLPFWGAAATSLVNACYGFFVLPESLPREKRMAFAWKRANPVGSLVLLRSHRELFSLAAVVFLGYLAHAILPSVAVLYVGYRYGWDATAIGFMLAGSGVSTMLVQGVLIKPLTRWVGERRTLLMGLGCGAIGFSVYGFAPNGWIYCAGIPVMAFWGMAGPSAQFFMTRRVSASEQGQLQGAIASLSGIAGLIGPSLFTQTFAFFIRSDSSLSTQDSTLSTSLHFPGAPFLLASVLLLLAMALAWRATRPAD
- a CDS encoding SDR family oxidoreductase, whose amino-acid sequence is MHRLKDKVAIVTGSSSGIGKAIALRFGAEGAKVVVTARRMALCEQTVVQIVKSGGEAWAIQTDVADERQVERLVHETVTRYGRLDILVNNAGGIAGGRLAETTTKAFDEVLNVNLRGTFFCCRAGFTQMKQQGGGTIINMSSVAGLQAWAGTGAYSASKHGVQALTKSLADEGRPHHIKVSAICPSGVADELVDAPPDEILRSEKIDPFDIAETAVYLATLGKYSVVHQIVIDRLGADW
- a CDS encoding FAD-binding oxidoreductase; translated protein: MSVETFTAQVESVTHLTQDVCELDLRLIEPKSITFKPGQFISFEMPHPQTGRLMTRAYSIASQPSRSDVITLLFNLVPGGAGSGFLFDLKVGDKTSFKGPAGSFYLREDPGRDFLFIASGTGITPIRSMLLANAECPDPRPATLFWGLRSQRDLYYQHELAELAKRNPTLTVVTTLSRPEPGWSGPSGRVLRLIEERIASVKDLAVYLCGNSAMIAEAKALLQQKGLCPIYREKYYDDTGAPED